A DNA window from Streptomyces parvus contains the following coding sequences:
- the ftsY gene encoding signal recognition particle-docking protein FtsY, with protein MELVEIVILAVVIALVAVGLVGGLVVGSRKKKKLPPPPPSTPTITPPAEPQVGEEAETPRDEARRTIDEVALPDATAPVEEVPVAEAPALEVPEPTAGRLVRLRARLARSQNSLGKGLLTLLSRDNLDEDTWEEIEDTLLTADVGVAPTQELVERLRERVRVLGTRTPEELRTLLREELITLLGPDFDREVKTEGGAETPGVVMVVGVNGTGKTTTTGKLARVLVADGRSVVLGAADTFRAAAADQLQTWGERVGARTVRGPEGGDPASIAYDAVKEGIAEGADVVLIDTAGRLHTKTGLMDELGKVKRVVEKHGPLDEVLLVLDATTGQNGLVQARVFAEVVDITGIVLTKLDGTAKGGIVIAVQRELGVPVKLIGLGEGPDDLAPFEPGAFVDALIGD; from the coding sequence ATGGAACTCGTCGAAATCGTCATCCTCGCTGTAGTCATCGCCCTGGTCGCTGTCGGCCTGGTCGGCGGGCTCGTGGTCGGCAGCCGCAAGAAGAAGAAGCTGCCGCCCCCGCCGCCGAGCACGCCGACCATCACCCCTCCCGCCGAACCGCAGGTCGGCGAGGAGGCCGAGACGCCGCGCGACGAAGCGCGGCGCACCATCGACGAAGTCGCCCTCCCGGACGCCACCGCGCCCGTGGAGGAGGTCCCGGTCGCCGAGGCCCCCGCGCTGGAGGTCCCCGAGCCCACCGCCGGCCGGCTCGTCCGCCTGCGGGCCCGCCTCGCCCGCTCGCAGAACTCGCTCGGCAAGGGGCTTCTCACCCTGCTCTCCCGGGACAACCTCGACGAGGACACCTGGGAGGAGATCGAGGACACCCTCCTCACCGCCGACGTCGGCGTCGCCCCCACCCAGGAACTGGTCGAGCGGCTCCGCGAGCGCGTCCGTGTGCTCGGCACCCGCACCCCGGAAGAGCTGCGCACCCTGCTCCGCGAGGAGCTGATCACCCTGCTCGGCCCGGACTTCGACCGCGAGGTCAAGACCGAGGGCGGCGCGGAGACCCCCGGCGTCGTCATGGTCGTCGGCGTCAACGGCACCGGCAAGACCACCACCACCGGCAAGCTGGCCCGGGTGCTCGTCGCCGACGGCCGCAGCGTGGTGCTCGGCGCGGCCGACACCTTCCGCGCCGCCGCCGCCGACCAGCTCCAGACCTGGGGCGAGCGCGTCGGAGCCCGTACGGTCCGGGGTCCCGAGGGAGGCGACCCGGCGTCGATCGCCTACGACGCGGTCAAGGAAGGCATCGCCGAGGGCGCGGACGTCGTCCTCATCGACACCGCGGGCCGGCTGCACACCAAGACCGGGCTCATGGACGAGCTGGGCAAGGTCAAGCGCGTCGTGGAGAAGCACGGCCCGCTGGACGAGGTGCTGCTCGTCCTCGACGCCACCACCGGGCAGAACGGTCTCGTCCAGGCCCGGGTGTTCGCGGAGGTCGTGGACATCACCGGCATCGTCCTGACCAAGCTCGACGGCACCGCCAAGGGCGGCATCGTCATCGCGGTCCAGCGCGAGCTGGGCGTACCGGTGAAGCTGATCGGCCTCGGCGAGGGTCCGGACGACCTCGCCCCGTTCGAGCCGGGCGCCTTCGTGGACGCCCTGATCGGCGACTGA
- a CDS encoding helix-turn-helix domain-containing protein: MASDTGTDNFDSLAFDVFSRACPSRSTLEHVTGRWGGLTIGALYEESLRFNELRRRVDGVSEKMLSQTLHALERDGLVLREAQPVNPPRVDYELTPFGREVAEKLLGLIHCVEGRMGEVLASRARYDEARGGR; encoded by the coding sequence ATGGCCAGCGATACGGGTACGGACAACTTCGACAGCCTCGCGTTCGACGTCTTCTCGCGTGCGTGCCCCTCGCGCTCGACGCTGGAGCACGTCACCGGGCGCTGGGGCGGTCTGACGATCGGCGCGCTGTACGAGGAGAGCCTCCGGTTCAACGAGCTGCGCCGCCGGGTCGACGGGGTCAGCGAGAAGATGCTCTCCCAGACCCTGCACGCCCTGGAGCGGGACGGGCTCGTCCTGCGGGAGGCCCAGCCGGTGAACCCGCCCCGGGTGGACTACGAGCTCACCCCGTTCGGCCGCGAGGTCGCGGAGAAGCTGCTCGGCCTCATCCACTGCGTCGAGGGGCGGATGGGCGAGGTCCTGGCCTCCCGGGCGCGTTACGACGAGGCGCGCGGCGGCCGCTGA
- a CDS encoding sugar porter family MFS transporter, producing MTSSTANGPESGARAAHPDHLGHVIFITAAAAMGGFLFGYDSSVINGAVEAIRDRYDIGSGTLAQVIAIALIGCAIGAATAGRIADRIGRIRCMQIASVLFTASAIGSALPFALWDLAMWRIIGGFAIGMASVIGPAYIAEVSPPAYRGRLGSFQQAAIVVGIAISQLVNYAVLQIADGDQRGEILGLEAWQWMLGVMVVPAILYGLLSFAIPESPRFLISVGKKAEARKILEEVEGDKIDLDARVTEIETAMHREHKSSFKDLLGNRFFFLPIVWVGIGLSMFQQLVGINVAFYYSATLWQSVGIDPTDSFFYSFTTSIINIIGTVIAMVLVDRVGRRPLALVGSIGMAVALAVEAWAFSADLVDGKLPTAQGATALVAAHVFVLFFALSWGVVVWVFLGEMFPNRLRAAALGVAVFAQWMANWAITASFPSLADWNLSGTYIIYACFAVLSIPFVLKFVKETKGKTLEEMG from the coding sequence GTGACCAGCAGCACAGCGAACGGACCCGAGTCCGGGGCGAGGGCGGCCCACCCCGACCACCTCGGCCATGTCATCTTCATCACCGCGGCCGCGGCGATGGGCGGCTTCCTCTTCGGGTACGACAGCTCCGTCATCAACGGCGCCGTCGAGGCGATCCGCGACCGGTACGACATCGGTTCCGGAACGCTCGCCCAGGTCATCGCCATCGCGCTGATCGGCTGTGCGATCGGCGCCGCCACCGCGGGCCGGATCGCGGACCGGATCGGCCGCATCCGCTGCATGCAGATCGCCTCGGTGCTCTTCACCGCCAGCGCGATCGGCTCCGCACTGCCGTTCGCGCTCTGGGACCTGGCGATGTGGCGCATCATCGGCGGCTTCGCCATCGGCATGGCCTCCGTGATCGGCCCGGCCTACATCGCCGAGGTCTCCCCGCCCGCCTACCGCGGCCGGCTCGGCTCCTTCCAGCAGGCCGCCATCGTCGTCGGCATCGCCATCTCCCAGCTGGTCAACTACGCCGTCCTGCAGATCGCCGACGGCGACCAGCGCGGCGAGATCCTGGGCCTGGAGGCGTGGCAGTGGATGCTCGGCGTGATGGTCGTCCCGGCCATCCTGTACGGGCTTCTCTCCTTCGCCATCCCCGAGTCCCCGCGCTTCCTCATCTCGGTCGGCAAGAAGGCCGAGGCCCGCAAGATCCTCGAAGAGGTCGAGGGCGACAAGATCGATCTCGACGCGCGCGTGACCGAGATCGAGACGGCCATGCACCGCGAGCACAAGTCCTCCTTCAAGGACCTGCTCGGCAACCGCTTCTTCTTCCTGCCGATCGTCTGGGTCGGCATCGGCCTCTCGATGTTCCAGCAGCTCGTCGGCATCAACGTGGCGTTCTACTACTCGGCGACGCTGTGGCAGTCCGTCGGCATCGACCCGACCGACTCGTTCTTCTACTCGTTCACCACCTCGATCATCAACATCATCGGCACGGTGATCGCGATGGTGCTGGTCGACCGGGTGGGCCGCAGGCCGCTCGCCCTCGTCGGCTCCATCGGTATGGCGGTCGCGCTCGCCGTCGAGGCCTGGGCCTTCTCCGCCGACCTGGTCGACGGCAAGCTCCCCACCGCCCAGGGCGCCACGGCGCTGGTCGCCGCCCACGTCTTCGTGCTCTTCTTCGCCCTGTCGTGGGGTGTGGTCGTCTGGGTCTTCCTGGGCGAGATGTTCCCGAACCGCCTGCGCGCCGCCGCCCTCGGTGTCGCCGTCTTCGCGCAGTGGATGGCCAACTGGGCGATCACCGCCAGCTTCCCGAGCCTGGCCGACTGGAACCTCTCGGGGACGTACATCATCTACGCCTGCTTCGCCGTGCTCTCGATCCCCTTCGTGCTCAAGTTCGTGAAGGAGACCAAGGGCAAAACGCTTGAGGAGATGGGCTGA
- a CDS encoding bifunctional DNA primase/polymerase, translated as MGFTIGGIREMRSGARRRHRGTEGTAVAEYTGLWGWAVAPGARAEGGSCSCGDPVCPSPGAHPLGFAGEVPAGTGLDRAADAWARTPGAAMLLPVGRSFDVLDVAEQAGRRALVRMERMGLPLGPVTVTPTGRAQFFVAPGAAAELPELLYRMGWDDTGLDLRALGPGTHITAPPSDLGGLGPVRWLRPPVLDTAAAPPQARLLLGTLAYVCHRS; from the coding sequence ATGGGCTTCACGATCGGCGGCATCCGGGAGATGCGATCCGGTGCGCGGCGACGCCACCGCGGCACCGAGGGCACGGCGGTGGCCGAGTACACAGGACTGTGGGGCTGGGCGGTGGCGCCCGGAGCACGGGCCGAGGGCGGCTCCTGCTCGTGCGGAGATCCGGTGTGCCCCTCCCCCGGAGCCCACCCGCTGGGCTTCGCCGGGGAGGTCCCGGCGGGCACCGGCCTGGACCGCGCGGCGGACGCCTGGGCCCGGACCCCGGGCGCCGCGATGCTGCTGCCGGTGGGGCGATCCTTCGACGTCCTGGACGTCGCGGAGCAGGCCGGGCGGCGGGCGCTGGTGCGGATGGAGCGGATGGGGTTGCCGCTGGGCCCGGTCACGGTGACGCCGACCGGGCGGGCGCAGTTCTTCGTCGCCCCCGGGGCCGCCGCCGAGCTGCCCGAGCTGCTCTACCGGATGGGCTGGGACGACACCGGCCTGGATCTGCGCGCCCTGGGCCCGGGGACGCACATCACCGCCCCGCCGTCCGACCTCGGCGGCCTCGGCCCGGTCCGCTGGCTGCGGCCCCCGGTGCTGGACACGGCGGCCGCTCCCCCGCAGGCGCGGCTGCTGCTGGGCACCCTGGCGTACGTCTGCCACCGCTCGTAG
- a CDS encoding acylphosphatase, whose product MNEEARLVVWVRGRVQQVGFRWFTRANALEIGGLIGFALNLDDGRVQIVAEGRRENCHRLLEWLRSDDTPGRVDGVTEIWDTPRGGYDGFAIR is encoded by the coding sequence ATGAACGAAGAAGCACGCCTCGTCGTCTGGGTACGCGGCCGAGTACAGCAAGTAGGCTTCCGCTGGTTCACCAGGGCAAACGCTTTGGAGATCGGCGGCCTCATCGGGTTCGCCCTCAATCTGGACGACGGCAGGGTGCAGATCGTGGCCGAGGGCCGGCGTGAGAATTGCCACCGTCTGCTGGAGTGGCTGCGGTCCGACGACACACCCGGGCGCGTGGACGGAGTCACTGAGATCTGGGACACGCCGCGCGGTGGATACGACGGATTCGCGATCCGCTGA
- a CDS encoding CAP domain-containing protein translates to MGRHRRSAAGPAAEQPAAGAASRRRGTRRKKSAVPIRTGLLGVSAAVAVGAVAVASGLIPGDETYTTGSPTASDQVRTGGAPDLLTQGGSSTAPADRSSSPAGRGGERPGASSGSPSKTPSGTPSKTPSASPSKTPSKSAAPSTSKKPAAVPSKKPKAPTSAPKKSSAPASKAPTPPKTSAAPPPGKKPSPSPTDASARSEVLALVNQERAKAGCSPLSTSAPLTSLAQNFSEDMAARGFFDHTDPDGDSPWDRAAQAGVQGLAAENIARGQADAQAVMEGWMNSEGHRANILNCDYKTIGIGVHEGSGGPWWVQNFGF, encoded by the coding sequence ATGGGACGCCACCGACGATCCGCCGCAGGCCCCGCCGCTGAACAGCCTGCGGCCGGGGCCGCTTCCCGGCGCCGGGGCACGCGCCGGAAGAAGTCCGCCGTGCCGATCCGGACCGGGCTCCTCGGCGTCTCGGCGGCCGTGGCCGTCGGCGCGGTCGCCGTCGCCTCGGGTCTGATCCCGGGCGACGAGACGTACACCACCGGCTCCCCCACCGCCTCCGACCAGGTGCGCACCGGCGGCGCTCCCGATCTGCTGACGCAGGGCGGCAGCTCCACCGCGCCGGCCGACCGGTCCTCCTCCCCCGCCGGCCGGGGCGGCGAGCGTCCCGGAGCGTCGAGCGGGTCGCCGTCGAAGACGCCTTCCGGGACCCCGTCCAAGACGCCTTCCGCCTCGCCCTCGAAGACGCCGTCGAAGTCGGCCGCGCCCTCCACGTCGAAGAAGCCGGCCGCCGTCCCGTCGAAGAAGCCGAAGGCCCCCACCTCGGCCCCGAAGAAGAGCTCCGCCCCGGCGAGCAAGGCTCCGACGCCGCCGAAGACCTCCGCCGCCCCGCCGCCCGGCAAGAAGCCGAGCCCCTCCCCGACCGACGCCTCCGCACGCAGCGAGGTGCTGGCCCTGGTGAACCAGGAGCGCGCGAAGGCCGGCTGCTCCCCGCTGTCCACCAGCGCCCCGCTGACCTCGCTGGCCCAGAACTTCAGCGAGGACATGGCGGCCCGCGGTTTCTTCGACCACACGGACCCGGACGGCGACAGCCCCTGGGACCGCGCCGCGCAGGCGGGCGTCCAGGGACTGGCGGCGGAGAACATCGCTCGCGGCCAGGCGGATGCCCAGGCCGTGATGGAGGGCTGGATGAACAGCGAAGGCCACCGGGCGAACATTCTCAACTGCGACTACAAGACCATCGGTATCGGTGTCCACGAGGGCTCCGGCGGACCGTGGTGGGTCCAGAACTTCGGCTTCTGA
- a CDS encoding AAA family ATPase produces MHLKALTLRGFKSFASATTLRFEPGITCVVGPNGSGKSNVVDALSWVMGEQGAKSLRGGKMEDVIFAGTTGRPPLGRAEVSLTIDNSDGALPIEYAEVTITRIMFRNGGSEYQINGDTCRLLDIQELLSDSGIGREMHVIVGQGQLDSVLHADPMGRRAFIEEAAGVLKHRKRKEKALRKLDAMGANLARVQDLTDELRRQLKPLGRQAAVARRAAVIQADLRDARLRLLADDLVTLRDALRDEIADEAELKKRKDAAEAELRTALAREAELEGEVRRLAPRLQRAQQSWYGLSQLAERVRGTISLADARVRSASEAPAEERRGREPEDLEREAARIREQEAELTAALEAAEHALEDTVAHRADLERELAAEERRLKDAARAIADRREGLARLNGQVNAARSRAGSAQAEIDRLAASRDEAQERAVAAQEEYEQLKAEVEGLDGVDEELTARHEEAKRALAGAQTAHSTARDEATAAERRRAAVAARHEALALGLRRKDGTGALLGARDRLAGLLGPAAELLTVEPGYEVPVAAALGTAADAVAVTDPATAAAAIRLLRERDAGRAAMLLGGEPAPAPADATGAPAVTEARRHHVPGQAGEQATVRGEAGEPVPVPGQAGESAPAPGQPRESAAVWQEPGGQGPGAGRAGEQVPTPERPGGQAPVPGPSGEQAPVTGQSGEQAPVRGEAPRAAPAVLPGQGGVPGEPAAVVGPGAASGLAPAGTGGTAPASALVGPSSAVLRDGHAEAATTTAPAVADLVRGPAALVGAVRRLVAGMVVVATLEDAEALVAAQPGLTAVTGEGDVLSAHFAHGGSAGAPSLLEVRASVDEAAAELAELAVRCEELAEAQRLAGERRTEQAALVEELGERRRAAEREKSGFAQQLGRLAGTARSAAGEAERMTASAARAQEALERATEEAEELAERLLVAEETPAEEEPDTSVRDRLAADGANARQTEMEARLQARTHEERVKALAGRADSLDRAARTEREARARAEQRRARLRYEAEVASAVASGARQLLAHVEVSLVRADEERTSAEAAKGERERELAVERDRGRELKGELDKLTDSVHRGEVLGAEKRLRIEQLETKALEELGVEPAGLVSEYGPDQLVPPSPAAEGEELPEDPEHPRNQPKPYRRPEQEKRLRSAERAYQQLGKVNPLALEEFSALEERHKFLSEQLEDLKKTRADLLQVIKEVDERVEQVFTEAYHDTARQFEGVFSRLFPGGEGRLVLTDPDNMLTTGVDVEARPPGKKVKRLSLLSGGERSLTAVALLVSIFKARPSPFYVMDEVEAALDDTNLQRLIRIMEELQESSQLIVITHQKRTMEVADALYGVSMQGDGVSKVISQRLR; encoded by the coding sequence GTGCACCTCAAGGCCCTGACCCTGCGTGGTTTCAAATCGTTCGCGTCCGCCACCACCCTGCGGTTCGAACCGGGGATCACCTGCGTCGTCGGACCCAATGGATCCGGGAAATCCAATGTGGTGGACGCGCTCTCCTGGGTCATGGGGGAACAAGGGGCCAAATCCCTGCGCGGCGGCAAGATGGAAGACGTGATCTTCGCCGGGACGACCGGGCGGCCGCCGCTCGGCCGCGCCGAAGTATCGCTGACCATCGACAATTCCGACGGCGCATTGCCCATCGAGTACGCCGAAGTGACGATCACTCGGATCATGTTCCGCAATGGCGGCAGCGAATACCAGATCAACGGCGACACCTGCCGGCTGCTCGACATCCAGGAACTCCTCTCCGACTCCGGTATCGGCCGCGAGATGCACGTCATCGTCGGGCAGGGCCAGTTGGACTCCGTCCTGCACGCCGACCCGATGGGCCGCCGCGCCTTCATCGAGGAGGCGGCGGGCGTGCTCAAGCACCGCAAGCGGAAAGAGAAGGCGCTGCGGAAGCTCGACGCGATGGGTGCCAACCTGGCGCGGGTCCAGGACCTCACCGACGAACTGCGCCGCCAGCTCAAGCCGCTCGGCCGCCAGGCCGCCGTCGCCCGCCGGGCCGCCGTCATCCAGGCCGACCTGCGCGACGCCCGGCTCCGGCTCCTCGCCGACGACCTGGTGACCCTGCGGGACGCGCTGCGCGACGAGATCGCCGACGAGGCGGAGCTGAAGAAGCGCAAGGACGCGGCCGAGGCCGAGCTGAGGACGGCGCTCGCCCGCGAGGCCGAACTGGAGGGTGAGGTGCGCCGGCTCGCGCCCAGGCTCCAGCGCGCGCAGCAGAGCTGGTACGGGCTCTCGCAGCTCGCCGAGCGGGTCCGCGGCACGATCTCGCTGGCCGATGCCCGGGTCCGCAGCGCCTCCGAGGCGCCGGCTGAGGAGCGTCGCGGCCGCGAGCCCGAGGACCTGGAGCGCGAGGCGGCCCGGATCCGCGAGCAGGAGGCGGAGCTGACGGCGGCCCTGGAGGCGGCCGAACACGCGCTGGAGGACACCGTCGCCCACCGCGCCGACCTGGAACGCGAGCTGGCCGCCGAGGAGCGCCGGCTCAAGGACGCGGCCCGCGCCATCGCCGACCGGCGCGAAGGGCTCGCCCGGCTGAACGGCCAGGTCAACGCGGCCCGCAGCCGGGCTGGTTCGGCCCAGGCCGAGATCGACCGGCTGGCAGCCTCCCGCGACGAGGCCCAGGAGCGCGCGGTCGCCGCCCAGGAGGAGTACGAGCAGCTCAAGGCCGAGGTCGAAGGGCTGGACGGCGTCGACGAGGAGTTGACCGCCCGCCACGAGGAGGCCAAGCGGGCCCTGGCCGGGGCCCAGACCGCCCACAGCACGGCCCGCGACGAAGCCACCGCCGCCGAGCGCAGACGGGCGGCGGTCGCGGCCCGGCACGAGGCGCTGGCCCTGGGACTCCGCCGCAAGGACGGCACGGGCGCGCTGCTCGGCGCCCGCGACCGGCTGGCCGGACTCCTCGGCCCCGCCGCCGAACTGCTGACCGTCGAACCCGGGTACGAGGTCCCGGTCGCGGCCGCCCTGGGCACGGCGGCGGACGCGGTGGCCGTCACGGACCCGGCCACGGCGGCCGCCGCGATCCGGCTCCTGCGCGAGAGGGACGCGGGGCGCGCGGCGATGCTGCTGGGCGGGGAGCCGGCGCCGGCCCCGGCCGACGCCACGGGGGCCCCGGCTGTCACAGAGGCCCGGCGGCATCACGTACCGGGGCAGGCGGGTGAGCAGGCGACGGTGCGGGGCGAGGCCGGTGAGCCGGTTCCCGTACCGGGGCAGGCCGGCGAGTCGGCCCCCGCGCCGGGTCAGCCCCGTGAGTCGGCGGCCGTGTGGCAAGAGCCGGGTGGCCAGGGGCCTGGGGCGGGGCGGGCCGGTGAGCAGGTGCCCACGCCCGAGCGGCCCGGCGGGCAGGCGCCCGTACCCGGACCATCCGGCGAGCAGGCCCCCGTAACGGGTCAGTCCGGCGAGCAGGCGCCCGTGCGGGGTGAGGCCCCGCGCGCCGCACCCGCTGTACTGCCCGGCCAGGGCGGGGTTCCCGGTGAGCCCGCGGCCGTCGTCGGCCCCGGCGCGGCCTCGGGCCTCGCCCCGGCAGGGACCGGTGGAACCGCGCCCGCCTCCGCCCTCGTCGGCCCCTCCAGCGCCGTTCTCCGCGACGGCCACGCGGAGGCGGCCACGACCACCGCGCCCGCCGTCGCCGATCTCGTGCGCGGGCCCGCCGCGCTCGTCGGGGCCGTCCGGCGTCTCGTCGCGGGCATGGTGGTCGTCGCGACGCTGGAGGACGCCGAGGCGCTGGTCGCCGCGCAGCCCGGGCTGACCGCGGTGACCGGGGAAGGGGACGTGCTCTCCGCCCACTTCGCGCACGGCGGGTCGGCCGGGGCGCCCAGTCTGCTGGAGGTGCGGGCATCCGTCGACGAGGCCGCCGCCGAACTGGCCGAACTGGCCGTACGGTGCGAGGAACTGGCCGAGGCCCAGCGCCTGGCGGGGGAGCGGCGCACGGAGCAGGCCGCGCTCGTCGAGGAGCTGGGGGAGCGCCGACGGGCGGCCGAGCGGGAGAAGTCCGGCTTCGCCCAGCAGCTCGGGCGGCTCGCCGGGACGGCCCGGAGCGCGGCGGGCGAGGCCGAGCGCATGACCGCCTCCGCCGCCCGCGCCCAGGAGGCCCTGGAACGCGCGACCGAGGAGGCCGAGGAGCTGGCCGAGCGGCTGCTCGTCGCCGAGGAGACGCCGGCCGAGGAGGAGCCCGACACCTCCGTGCGGGACCGGCTCGCGGCCGACGGTGCCAACGCCCGCCAGACCGAGATGGAGGCCCGGCTCCAGGCCCGTACGCATGAGGAGCGGGTCAAGGCGCTGGCCGGGCGGGCCGATTCGCTGGACCGGGCCGCCCGGACCGAACGTGAGGCCCGCGCCCGCGCCGAACAGCGCCGCGCCCGGCTGCGGTACGAGGCCGAGGTCGCCTCCGCCGTCGCCTCGGGCGCCCGTCAGCTGCTGGCGCACGTCGAGGTCTCCCTCGTACGGGCCGACGAGGAGCGGACATCGGCCGAGGCGGCGAAGGGTGAACGCGAGCGCGAGCTGGCCGTCGAGCGCGACCGGGGCCGGGAGCTGAAGGGCGAGCTGGACAAGCTCACCGACTCGGTCCACCGGGGCGAGGTGCTGGGGGCCGAGAAGCGGCTGCGGATCGAGCAGCTGGAGACGAAGGCCTTGGAGGAGCTGGGCGTGGAGCCCGCGGGGCTGGTCTCCGAGTACGGGCCCGACCAGCTCGTACCGCCGTCGCCCGCAGCCGAGGGCGAGGAGCTGCCGGAGGACCCGGAGCACCCGCGCAACCAGCCGAAGCCGTACCGGCGGCCCGAGCAGGAGAAGCGGCTGCGGTCGGCCGAACGGGCGTACCAGCAACTCGGGAAGGTGAATCCGCTCGCGCTGGAGGAGTTCTCGGCGCTGGAGGAACGGCACAAGTTCCTGTCCGAGCAGCTTGAAGACCTGAAGAAGACCCGGGCTGATCTGCTCCAGGTGATCAAGGAGGTCGACGAGCGGGTCGAGCAGGTATTCACCGAGGCCTACCACGACACCGCCCGGCAGTTCGAGGGTGTCTTCTCACGTCTCTTTCCCGGCGGCGAGGGCCGGCTCGTCCTCACCGACCCGGACAACATGCTCACCACCGGCGTGGACGTCGAGGCCCGTCCGCCGGGCAAGAAGGTGAAGCGGCTCTCCCTGCTGTCGGGCGGCGAGCGGTCCCTGACGGCGGTGGCGTTGCTGGTCTCCATCTTCAAGGCCCGGCCCAGTCCGTTCTACGTGATGGACGAGGTCGAGGCCGCGCTCGACGACACCAATCTGCAGCGGCTGATCCGGATCATGGAGGAGCTCCAGGAGAGCTCGCAGCTGATTGTGATCACCCACCAGAAGCGGACGATGGAGGTCGCCGACGCGCTGTACGGCGTGTCCATGCAGGGCGACGGGGTGTCGAAGGTCATCAGCCAGCGGCTGCGCTGA